The following proteins come from a genomic window of Candidatus Hydrogenedentota bacterium:
- the pheA gene encoding prephenate dehydratase translates to MDELRAKIDLLDEEIIQALNERAKAAQAIGDLKRSTQAPIYVPEREKAVLTKLAQNNPGPLGDKAIHSIYREVISAIRALEKPTSVAFLGPEDTFSHMAALRIFGIASEYHPLPSFLDVFTEVERKRVDYGIVPVESSMGGSVSDTLDCFISFELKVVNEVLLHITQNLLANCPLKEIKRVYSKDNALLQCRNWLRANIPTAELIEISSTAEAARRAASEPYAAAIASRLAAQRYNLEILCERIQDAPHNYTRFMVVGHQMVKPTGDDKTSILVWVKDKPGALYNMLLPFARRNINLTRIESRPSQLKAWEYVFFIDFLGHLEDPGVADVLEEVGDHARNIKILGSFPRAELQE, encoded by the coding sequence TTGGATGAGTTGCGGGCAAAAATAGATCTGTTGGATGAAGAAATTATTCAGGCGTTGAATGAACGCGCGAAAGCAGCGCAAGCCATTGGTGATTTGAAACGCAGTACACAAGCGCCGATTTATGTCCCCGAACGGGAAAAAGCCGTATTGACCAAATTGGCACAAAATAATCCCGGGCCCTTGGGCGACAAAGCCATCCACTCCATTTATCGCGAAGTGATCAGTGCCATACGTGCCTTGGAAAAACCGACTAGTGTCGCGTTTCTCGGACCTGAGGACACCTTCAGCCATATGGCTGCCTTACGCATTTTTGGTATTGCATCAGAATACCATCCCTTGCCCTCCTTTCTTGACGTCTTCACCGAAGTGGAGCGGAAACGCGTTGATTACGGCATTGTTCCCGTTGAAAGTTCCATGGGCGGATCTGTCAGTGACACCTTAGACTGTTTTATTTCTTTTGAACTCAAAGTGGTCAATGAGGTGTTGCTCCACATCACGCAAAATCTTTTGGCGAATTGCCCCCTAAAAGAAATTAAGCGGGTCTATTCAAAAGACAACGCCCTCTTACAATGCAGAAATTGGCTGCGCGCGAATATCCCCACTGCAGAATTGATTGAGATCAGCAGCACTGCCGAGGCGGCGCGTCGTGCGGCGTCAGAACCTTATGCCGCGGCTATCGCAAGCCGACTCGCCGCACAGCGTTATAATTTGGAAATATTGTGTGAGCGCATTCAGGACGCGCCCCATAACTACACCCGTTTCATGGTGGTGGGACACCAAATGGTGAAACCTACCGGCGATGATAAGACCTCCATCTTGGTTTGGGTCAAAGACAAGCCGGGCGCTTTGTACAATATGCTCTTGCCCTTTGCGCGGCGCAATATTAATTTGACGCGCATTGAATCGCGGCCGTCCCAGCTCAAAGCTTGGGAGTATGTCTTTTTCATTGACTTTTTGGGGCACCTCGAAGATCCGGGCGTAGCCGATGTGTTGGAAGAAGTGGGCGATCACGCGCGAAATATCAAAATCTTGGGAAGTTTTCCGCGCGCTGAATTGCAGGAATAA
- the recO gene encoding DNA repair protein RecO → MPYTQTEAVVLKKVDFSETSVIVTFLSPHYGRLACIAKGARRKGNPLHAALDTFNRLELTCAWKESRQVQLLIDASVLDSYSTLKQDLERSAAAAFILETAFHAALANHAAEEQYNAVIFGLESLSEKTKEPLAVVIPVIYALLRVSGVAPTGSDDSIHPFLRGSTLAERQEIIRVLHGLAEGKEELALSMGLTVVNFLYRYASYHLEAPLKSFSFLNSVFKIH, encoded by the coding sequence ATGCCTTATACACAGACAGAAGCAGTTGTGTTAAAGAAAGTTGATTTCAGCGAAACCAGCGTCATCGTCACCTTTCTTTCCCCTCATTATGGGCGTCTTGCCTGCATCGCAAAAGGGGCACGACGAAAAGGGAATCCCCTTCACGCCGCCTTAGACACCTTTAATCGATTGGAACTCACCTGTGCTTGGAAAGAAAGCCGGCAGGTGCAGCTGCTCATTGACGCGAGCGTGCTCGATAGCTACAGCACGCTTAAACAAGATCTTGAACGGAGCGCTGCAGCCGCCTTTATACTGGAAACTGCTTTTCATGCTGCCTTAGCAAACCATGCTGCCGAAGAGCAGTACAATGCGGTAATTTTTGGCTTGGAGTCGTTATCGGAAAAGACTAAGGAGCCCCTTGCTGTCGTTATACCCGTCATCTACGCCCTGTTAAGAGTCTCGGGCGTGGCGCCTACCGGCAGCGACGACAGCATTCACCCTTTTTTACGGGGATCGACTTTGGCGGAACGACAGGAAATAATACGTGTCCTTCATGGCTTAGCTGAAGGAAAAGAGGAACTAGCTCTGTCCATGGGCTTGACAGTGGTAAACTTTCTGTACCGCTACGCCTCCTATCATCTGGAAGCGCCGTTAAAAAGTTTTTCTTTCCTTAACAGTGTCTTCAAAATCCATTAA